In the Candidatus Methanosphaera massiliense genome, TACATTTGGATGTGGAGCAGCAATAGCTACAAGTAGTATGATTACAGAAATGGCTATTGGAATGGATATAGATGAAGCATACAAAATATCAAGAAATGACGTAGCAGAAGAATTAGACGGACTACCACCAATTAAATTACACTGTTCCAACCTAGCAGCTGATGCATTACAAGCAGCTATAGAAAACTACAGAGAAAAAAAAGCAAAAGGTGAAGAATAAATTATTAATTTTTCACTAACTCCTCTCTTTTTATTTAATTTACTCTTTTTATTAAATTTAACTTCAAAAAGGATTCTTTTTCTAAAAAAATAAATTCTATTCTATAAAAAAAAATATTAAAAAAATAATTAAGGGGTTTAGTATGTTTTTGATATTAAAGCCTTATAATGAGCTTCTTTACCACAATTTAAACATGGTCCAGATACATCAGCCTCTTGAGTACCTAATACGTCAATATCGAATTTTTCTTCCATGTCCTTACCACAGTCAGTATCTCCACACCAATTAAATGTAACAATTCCACCTTTCTTGTTAATAGTCTTTTTAACCTGTTCAAGATTTTCAACGGAATATGTTTTTTCTTCTTGGAATTTATTAGCAGATACTTTCATATCCTCAGTAATATTATCTAATGTATCTCTAACAACATCTGCAATAGTGTTCTCATCGTAATCAATGAATTCTTTATTACCAGTATCTCTTCTTATTAATACAATAGATTTATTTTCAATATCTCTAGGACCAACTTCTATTCTTAATGGAACTCCACGTTTTTCCCATTCATAATATTTCTTACCTGGCCTCATATCTCTTTTATCTTGTCTTACACGGATACCATTACTTTTTAATAGTTTTTCAAGATTATCAGTGAAGTTTAGTACTACATCTTGATTTTCTTTGAATATAATTGGTACAATTACTACTTGTTCAGGTGCTACTACTGGAGGTAATTGTAATCCTTTCTCATCACCATGGGCAGCTATTAATGCAGCAATCACACGATCAGATAATCCATAACATGTTTGATGAGCATATTCATGTTCACCTTCATCATTTTCAAATTCTATGTCAAATGTTTTAGCAAAGGTTGTACCTAAATTATGTACTGTTCCTATTTGAAGAGTTTTTCCATCAGGCATAATCATGTCAAATGCCATTGTGTATTTTGATCCAGGGAATTTATCCCATTCAGGTCTTTTACTTATGGAGTATGGTATACCTAGTTCATCAAAGAATGTTTTATATATTTCTATTCCAGTTTTTACTTCTTCTTCAGCTTCTTCTTCTGTTGCATGTACTGTGTGAGTTTCATTGAATGTTGTTATTTCACGAACTCTTATTAATGGTCTTGTATGTTTTGTTTCATATCTGAATGTGTTTACTGTCTGGTATACTTTTATTGGTAAATCCATGTGTGAACGTACCCATAATGAAAACATTGGATACATTGATGTCTCACTTGTAGGTCTTAATGCTAGTTGTTCATTAAGATCTCTTTTTCCACCTTTTGTTACCCAGTATACTTCATCTTCAAAACCTTTAACGTGTATTGCTTCTTTTGCTAATTCACTTTCAGGTATTAACATTGGAAATAATACTTCTTCATGGTCTTTATCAAGTAATTCCTGTAATGCTTTGAGTGCATATTTTCTAATTTGAAAACCTCTTGGTAGCCATACACTCATTCCTTTAATAGGATATCTTGAATCAATTAATTCAGCTTCCTCTAATATGTTATGAAACCATTCGCTAAATTTCTTCATTTACTCACCATAATTTGTTTTTTTTAAATAATATAAAAATTAAATTTCATAAAATAAGTTTTAATCTTGATTAGTTCATTTATTATATCTATATTTGTTTTTTAATGATTATAAAATTTTATACTTAACATTTAGTAGCCTTTAAAATTAGACTATTTCTTAAGTTGAAATAAAAAAGAGAAACGTTTTTCTGATTAAATTATTGTTAAATAATTATTTAATAGTTAAATATTTTTATTATAATAAGATAAAAGTTAATATATGTATAAATTAGTTACGATTATACCTATTTCTAATTTCAGTAATTCTAAGACTAGATTATCACCATTTCTATCTGAAATTGAAAGAAAGGAATTATTAAAGTGTATGCTTAAAGATATTGTATCTAATATCAGAAGTAGTGTAGAGGAAATAATTGTTATAAGTAAAGATGAGGAAGTTCTTGAATATGCTCAATCTCTTGGTTTAAAGTGTTTAAATGAAAGAGAACATGAAAGTGACTATCTGAATAATTCATTACTTGATAGTATCTCTTATGTTAAAGATAATTATTCTGATGCTAATATTTTAATGTTACCTGCTGATATTCCGTTAATTAAACAAAGAAATATTCAGTATATTCTAGAAAACAAGAATGATTTTATTATTTCACCCTCTAAAGGTGGTGGAACAAATCTATTGTACATTAATAATGAATATAACTTTAAGCCACAGTTTGGTGAGTTTAGCTTCTTTAAACATGTGAATGAAGCTAGAAGATTAGTTATGAATCCTAATATTTATGATTCATTTTATTTATCTATAGATATTAATACACCTCAGGATTTAGGTGAATTATTATTACATGGAAAAAATACGTATACTTTCAAGTATATTAATAGTCTTGATATTGTAGTTGAAAATAATCATGGTGGTGAACGATTAAATGTCTACAGAAAAAATGAATAAAAAGTGTTCTATGACTATTGCAGGTTTAGATCCATCAGGTGGTGCTGGGATTATTGCTGATTGTAAAACATTTCATGCTCATGGTATTTATGCTACCTGTGTTGTAACAGCTATCACTGCTCAGAATCCTTATAGTGTTAGTAATATTGGTAAAGTAGATTTGCAATTAATTGAAGATGAAATTGACCAAATTATGGATGTTTATCCTATTGAATTTATGAAGACTGGCGTATTATATTCAGGAGATATTATTAAATTAGTATCTAAGAAGATTAAGGAATATCAATTGAAAGCTGTTGTTGACCCTGTTATGATTTCTGAGTCTGGTAAAAATCTTACAGGAGACTCTTATGTTACTACTTTCAAAAAATATCTTATGAAAAATGCATATATTATCACACCAAATATACATGAAGCAGAGAATATTTCAAATAAAAAAATAGAAACTGAAGAAGATATGATTAATGTTGCAGAAAAATTAAGTAATTCAAACAACACTGTAATTACTGGTGGACATATGCAAGGAAATGATATACTGTACACAAACGGTGAAGTTCATAAAATAAAAGGTGAACTAATCAAATCAAATAATACTCATGGTACAGGATGCACATACTCATCTGCAATAACATCACAATTAATCAATAACCATGATTTACTAGAATCATGCAAACTAAGTAATCAATTTATCAGAAATAGTATAATCAATGGTTTTAATAATACACCGTACCAATTCTGGAATTCTATAAAATTCTAATATATGTTATCAATATTGGTTTCTAAAAAAAAGTTCATAATTTACTTATTCAAATATTAATTAAAGGAAAAAAATAATCTAAAATTATAAATAAAATTTCTTATTTCTTAAACTGAAATAAGATTTAGATTTCCTTACTTTAGTTGCATTATCTAAATTAATATCAGCCAATAATAATTGCTCTGTATTATCAGCTATTTCTATAGTATTTCCATGATAATCACTTACTATTGATTTACCTGAGAATTCCATCTTACCTTCAACACCAACACGGTTACAGCATGCAATATTAACACTATTCTGAAATGCTTGAACATTAATTTCCCATTTATAAAGTTCCTCTGGTTCTAGCGTAATATTAGCTGTAGGAATAATAATAAGTTCTGCACCTTTTAATGCACATGTTCTGATACTTTCAGGGTAATGTCTATCAAAACATACGACTATACCAATCTTTCCAAATTTAGTATTGAAAACATTAAATCCTTCCTCTGAGGGAGTATAATATGTTTGTTCATAGAAATTTTTACATTGAGCAATATGAACCATTTTCTGTTTACCTATAATCTTACCTGAGTCATCTATTAACAAGCTCATATCATAGAGTTTATTATTTTCTTTAACATAGAAATTAGGTGATGTATATATTTCATGTTTTCTGCATGCTTCTTGTATTCCTTGAACATATTTAGAGTCTAGTTCAAGTATATAATCTGTTACATCCATTTTTTCATATTGTGGGAAAAAAGGACTTAACTGTATTTCTGGAAAACAAATTAAATCAGCGCCTAAATAAGATGCTTTTTCTATAAAATTGATAGATTTATTATAATTTTTTTCTAAACTAGAATCCATTTTCATCTGTGCTGATGCAATTTTCATATAATCTACCTGGTTATATCTATAATTTAAAAAAATAGGAAGTATCTGTTAAAGCCTAAAATAATTTATATTATAACTTATATTTTTAACAGATTTAACTAAAAAAAGGAAGATATACATTATTATAATGTATATGCTTCATCTTGACCTATTAATGAAAAACCATTGTCTTGTAATATTTTTAAGGTTCTTTCATTTTCTTCAGTTCTTAGTACAACTAAAGCTTTCTGTGTTTTCTTTTCCACGAATGCGTAGATGTATTCTACATTGATATTATTACTATTTAGTATGTTTAGTGCTGCTTCTAGTCCTCCAGGTTGATCTTCTACTTCTATAGCTAGTACATCAGCTAGACTTACAGCAAAATTTTCAGATTCAAGTGCTTCCTTTGCATTTTTAGGATTAGAGACAATCATTCTTAATATTCCGAATTCCGATGTGTCAGCAATAGATAATGCTCTTATATCAATATCATTTGATTTAAGAATATTTAATGCTTTCCATAATCTTCCTGTCTTATTTTCTAAAAATACAGATACTTGTTTTATTGGCAATGTTATGCACCTCTTAATTAAAGTTTCTTTTATCAATTACTCTTTTTGCTTTTCCTTCACTTCTTGGAATTGAGTATGGTTCTGCTAGAGTTACTTTTACTCCTATACCTATTGCTTCTTTGATTTCCTTACCAACCTTATATTTGAATTCTTCTAGGTTGGTCATGGAATCAGAGAATGTTGCTTGGTCAATTTCTACTTGTACTTCTATTTCATCTAGTGTATCTGGTCTTGATACAATGATTTGATATGCTGGTGATAGTTCATCCATAGCCATGATAACTTCTTCGATTTGTTTAGGGAATACTATTACTCCTTTTACTTTAAGCATGTCATCGCTACGTCCGATAATTCTGCTCATTCTAACAGTTGTTCTTCCACATTCACATTTATCATAGTTTAGTGATGTGATATCTTTTGTTCTGTATCTGATAACTGGCATACCTGTTTTTGTAAGGGATGTGAATACTATTTCACCTGTTTCTCCTTCTGGTAGCACTTCTAGTGTGTTAGGGTCTATTATTTCTGGATAGAAATGGTCTTCTGCTATGTGCATTCCATCTTTTATATGGCATTCTGTTGATACTCCAGGACCCATTACTTCTGTTAGTCCATAGATGTTCTGGGCAGATATTCCAAATTTATCTTCTAATTTCTGACGTATTTCTTCTGTCCACATTTCTGCTCCAAATACTCCTCCCTTAATAGGTACTGTTTTTGGGTCTATT is a window encoding:
- the nifU gene encoding Fe-S cluster assembly scaffold protein NifU, with protein sequence MQYSDKVIEHYTHPRNTGVIKNPDGEGTVGNPVCGDIMTIYIKVDDDEKLTDVKFSTFGCGAAIATSSMITEMAIGMDIDEAYKISRNDVAEELDGLPPIKLHCSNLAADALQAAIENYREKKAKGEE
- the proS gene encoding proline--tRNA ligase, with product MKKFSEWFHNILEEAELIDSRYPIKGMSVWLPRGFQIRKYALKALQELLDKDHEEVLFPMLIPESELAKEAIHVKGFEDEVYWVTKGGKRDLNEQLALRPTSETSMYPMFSLWVRSHMDLPIKVYQTVNTFRYETKHTRPLIRVREITTFNETHTVHATEEEAEEEVKTGIEIYKTFFDELGIPYSISKRPEWDKFPGSKYTMAFDMIMPDGKTLQIGTVHNLGTTFAKTFDIEFENDEGEHEYAHQTCYGLSDRVIAALIAAHGDEKGLQLPPVVAPEQVVIVPIIFKENQDVVLNFTDNLEKLLKSNGIRVRQDKRDMRPGKKYYEWEKRGVPLRIEVGPRDIENKSIVLIRRDTGNKEFIDYDENTIADVVRDTLDNITEDMKVSANKFQEEKTYSVENLEQVKKTINKKGGIVTFNWCGDTDCGKDMEEKFDIDVLGTQEADVSGPCLNCGKEAHYKALISKTY
- the cofC gene encoding 2-phospho-L-lactate guanylyltransferase gives rise to the protein MYKLVTIIPISNFSNSKTRLSPFLSEIERKELLKCMLKDIVSNIRSSVEEIIVISKDEEVLEYAQSLGLKCLNEREHESDYLNNSLLDSISYVKDNYSDANILMLPADIPLIKQRNIQYILENKNDFIISPSKGGGTNLLYINNEYNFKPQFGEFSFFKHVNEARRLVMNPNIYDSFYLSIDINTPQDLGELLLHGKNTYTFKYINSLDIVVENNHGGERLNVYRKNE
- the thiD gene encoding bifunctional hydroxymethylpyrimidine kinase/phosphomethylpyrimidine kinase, with the protein product MSTEKMNKKCSMTIAGLDPSGGAGIIADCKTFHAHGIYATCVVTAITAQNPYSVSNIGKVDLQLIEDEIDQIMDVYPIEFMKTGVLYSGDIIKLVSKKIKEYQLKAVVDPVMISESGKNLTGDSYVTTFKKYLMKNAYIITPNIHEAENISNKKIETEEDMINVAEKLSNSNNTVITGGHMQGNDILYTNGEVHKIKGELIKSNNTHGTGCTYSSAITSQLINNHDLLESCKLSNQFIRNSIINGFNNTPYQFWNSIKF
- a CDS encoding carbon-nitrogen hydrolase family protein gives rise to the protein MKIASAQMKMDSSLEKNYNKSINFIEKASYLGADLICFPEIQLSPFFPQYEKMDVTDYILELDSKYVQGIQEACRKHEIYTSPNFYVKENNKLYDMSLLIDDSGKIIGKQKMVHIAQCKNFYEQTYYTPSEEGFNVFNTKFGKIGIVVCFDRHYPESIRTCALKGAELIIIPTANITLEPEELYKWEINVQAFQNSVNIACCNRVGVEGKMEFSGKSIVSDYHGNTIEIADNTEQLLLADINLDNATKVRKSKSYFSLRNKKFYL
- a CDS encoding ACT domain-containing protein, producing MPIKQVSVFLENKTGRLWKALNILKSNDIDIRALSIADTSEFGILRMIVSNPKNAKEALESENFAVSLADVLAIEVEDQPGGLEAALNILNSNNINVEYIYAFVEKKTQKALVVLRTEENERTLKILQDNGFSLIGQDEAYTL
- a CDS encoding phenylacetate--CoA ligase family protein, with the translated sequence MTKFKEEDVYIFNKERECMSREEFRELQLRRLKKVVRYAYDNVPFYRNLYDKNNVSPDDIKTLEDIQLLPFITKDDLRNTYPFDLQAAPKEDWVEVHSTSGTTGIPTVAAYTQKDLDIWAECTARGLASVGVHKKDIVNIAYGFGLFTGGHGAQYGAQKIGALAVPMSSGNTKKQMNFLKDFPADFLCCTPSYALYIAESFERAGIDPKTVPIKGGVFGAEMWTEEIRQKLEDKFGISAQNIYGLTEVMGPGVSTECHIKDGMHIAEDHFYPEIIDPNTLEVLPEGETGEIVFTSLTKTGMPVIRYRTKDITSLNYDKCECGRTTVRMSRIIGRSDDMLKVKGVIVFPKQIEEVIMAMDELSPAYQIIVSRPDTLDEIEVQVEIDQATFSDSMTNLEEFKYKVGKEIKEAIGIGVKVTLAEPYSIPRSEGKAKRVIDKRNFN